From one Vibrio palustris genomic stretch:
- the ppsA gene encoding phosphoenolpyruvate synthase — MQKNTLWYDGLSMEDVDKVGGKNASLGEMVSNLANAGVSVPNGFATTSYAFNQFLDFEGLDHRIHQLLDDLDTNDFDALRKTGTTIRQWILDAPFPADLERDIRDNYETLVEGNPELSVAVRSSATAEDLPDASFAGQQETFLNVKGIDSVLEATKHVYASLFNDRAISYRVHQGFDHRGIALSAGIQRMVRSDKASSGVMFTLDTESGFDQVVFITSAWGLGEMVVQGAVNPDEFYVHKPLLETSQAPIVKKTFGSKQIKMIYSEDQAIGKQVEIVDTSEQERREFSLTDDEIKELAKQAMIIERHYQRPMDIEWAKDGIDGKMYIVQARPETICSQNGQNIIERYELNNTADVLIEGRAIGQRIGSGTLRLVDSLDQMSLVQKGDILVTDMTDPDWEPVMKIASAIVTNRGGRTCHAAIIARELGIPAIVGCGNATSTLSDGATVTVSCSEGETGYVYQGLLDFEVRRSSVDELPLLPTKVMMNVGNPDRAFDFAQIPNEGVGLARLEFIINKMIGIHPKALLNFDAQSDELKAEINERIRGYKDPVDFYVSKLTEGIATIAAAFWPKRVIVRMSDFKSNEYSNLLGGSHHEPHEENPMLGFRGASRYISPVFEECFELETQAVKRVRNEMGLKNVEIMIPFVRTPSEAASVIDLLAKFGLRRGEQGLKVIMMCELPSNAVLAEEFLKYFDGFSIGSNDMTQLTLGLDRDSGDVAHLFDERNPAVKVMLKMSIDAAIKAGKYVGICGQGPSDHDDLAEWLMEQGISSVSLNPDTVIDTWIKLGKVSGQ; from the coding sequence ATGCAAAAAAACACGCTCTGGTATGATGGCCTGTCCATGGAAGATGTCGACAAAGTCGGCGGAAAAAACGCATCACTTGGTGAAATGGTATCTAACCTAGCCAATGCTGGTGTTTCAGTCCCTAATGGTTTTGCGACCACCTCGTATGCATTCAATCAGTTCCTTGATTTTGAAGGCTTAGACCATCGTATACACCAATTGCTCGATGATCTGGATACCAACGATTTTGATGCGTTGCGTAAAACGGGAACGACCATTCGTCAATGGATTCTGGACGCGCCTTTTCCGGCCGATCTAGAACGTGATATCCGCGATAATTACGAAACATTGGTGGAAGGTAACCCTGAATTGTCTGTAGCCGTGCGTTCTTCGGCAACCGCCGAAGATCTGCCGGATGCCTCATTTGCTGGTCAGCAGGAGACTTTCCTAAACGTGAAAGGGATTGACTCGGTTCTGGAAGCGACCAAGCATGTATACGCGTCGCTATTTAACGACCGTGCCATCTCGTATCGTGTGCACCAGGGCTTTGACCACCGAGGCATTGCTCTCTCTGCCGGCATCCAGCGTATGGTGCGCTCGGATAAAGCCTCTTCGGGGGTGATGTTTACGCTTGATACCGAGTCAGGTTTTGATCAAGTTGTTTTCATTACATCAGCTTGGGGGCTCGGTGAAATGGTGGTGCAGGGGGCGGTGAATCCTGACGAATTTTACGTGCATAAACCGCTACTTGAAACCAGCCAGGCGCCGATCGTGAAGAAAACCTTTGGATCGAAGCAGATTAAAATGATCTACTCTGAAGACCAAGCAATTGGTAAGCAGGTTGAAATTGTTGATACTTCAGAACAAGAACGTCGTGAGTTCTCACTGACTGATGATGAGATCAAAGAACTGGCTAAACAGGCAATGATCATCGAGAGGCACTACCAGCGTCCTATGGATATTGAGTGGGCCAAAGATGGTATTGACGGTAAAATGTACATTGTTCAAGCTCGTCCAGAAACGATTTGCTCGCAAAACGGACAGAATATTATCGAACGTTACGAGCTTAACAATACAGCAGACGTATTGATTGAAGGCCGGGCGATTGGTCAGCGTATCGGTAGTGGTACGCTACGTTTGGTCGATTCGCTAGATCAGATGTCACTGGTGCAAAAAGGCGATATTCTGGTAACCGACATGACGGATCCAGACTGGGAGCCGGTGATGAAGATAGCCTCTGCGATTGTGACGAACCGGGGCGGTCGTACCTGTCACGCTGCCATCATTGCCCGTGAATTAGGTATTCCGGCTATCGTTGGTTGCGGGAACGCCACGAGTACTTTAAGTGATGGAGCCACGGTGACCGTTTCGTGTTCAGAAGGCGAAACAGGTTATGTTTACCAAGGATTACTCGACTTTGAAGTGCGCCGTTCTTCTGTCGACGAATTACCGCTGTTGCCGACCAAAGTTATGATGAATGTGGGTAACCCCGATCGCGCCTTTGATTTTGCGCAAATCCCCAATGAAGGAGTGGGGTTGGCACGCTTGGAATTTATCATCAATAAAATGATCGGTATTCACCCGAAAGCTTTGCTGAATTTTGACGCGCAGAGTGATGAGCTCAAAGCAGAGATCAACGAGCGTATTCGCGGTTACAAAGATCCGGTCGATTTCTACGTTAGTAAACTCACTGAAGGCATTGCAACCATCGCTGCGGCTTTCTGGCCAAAACGTGTGATTGTGCGGATGTCTGATTTTAAGTCAAACGAATACAGTAATCTGCTCGGCGGTAGTCACCATGAACCTCACGAAGAAAATCCGATGCTCGGCTTTCGTGGTGCGTCACGCTACATCTCGCCTGTGTTCGAAGAGTGTTTTGAACTAGAAACTCAGGCTGTGAAGCGTGTGCGTAACGAGATGGGGCTGAAAAACGTGGAAATCATGATCCCGTTTGTACGGACACCCAGTGAGGCGGCATCGGTTATCGATCTGCTTGCTAAATTCGGTTTACGCCGTGGTGAGCAGGGGCTGAAAGTGATCATGATGTGTGAACTGCCATCCAATGCAGTACTGGCCGAAGAGTTTCTTAAATACTTTGACGGCTTCTCTATTGGATCCAACGACATGACTCAGCTGACACTGGGGCTTGATCGGGATTCTGGTGATGTTGCCCATTTATTTGATGAGCGTAATCCGGCGGTGAAAGTGATGCTGAAGATGTCGATTGATGCCGCGATCAAAGCCGGTAAATATGTCGGCATCTGTGGTCAGGGACCTTCTGATCATGACGATTTAGCCGAATGGCTGATGGAGCAGGGCATCAGTTCGGTCTCGCTTAACCCGGATACCGTGATTGATACGTGGATTAAACTGGGTAAAGTCTCAGGGCAATAA
- a CDS encoding HD domain-containing protein, with the protein MLTDQQLSTFEPALFEYIQTVMQQDIAHNIQHVLRVVKTAKALCRQEQGQLAIVLPAAYLHDCFSFAKNHPDKAKSSTIAADRAVEFLLSIDYPQAYHDDIHHAIVAHSYSAHVTPRTREAQIVQDADRLDALGAIGVARCIQVNTQLENEFYSSNDPFCQSRSADDRQFAIDHFYTKLLKLQHTMHTQSAQQEAAQRTQFMHLYLQQLSSEITQED; encoded by the coding sequence ATGTTGACTGACCAGCAACTTAGCACGTTCGAGCCTGCACTTTTTGAGTATATTCAAACCGTGATGCAGCAAGATATTGCCCATAATATCCAACATGTATTACGAGTAGTGAAAACGGCAAAAGCATTATGCCGTCAAGAACAGGGGCAACTCGCGATTGTGCTGCCCGCTGCGTATTTGCATGATTGCTTTTCTTTCGCGAAAAATCATCCGGATAAAGCAAAAAGCTCAACCATAGCCGCTGATCGAGCGGTCGAGTTTCTACTTTCTATTGATTATCCTCAGGCTTATCATGATGACATTCATCATGCAATTGTTGCTCATAGCTATAGTGCGCACGTCACTCCACGGACTCGAGAAGCACAAATCGTACAGGATGCTGATCGTTTAGATGCTCTGGGGGCGATTGGCGTGGCACGGTGTATTCAAGTCAATACACAGCTCGAGAATGAGTTTTATTCCAGCAACGACCCTTTTTGTCAGTCACGCTCTGCTGATGATCGCCAATTTGCTATTGATCACTTTTATACCAAACTACTCAAGTTACAACATACCATGCATACCCAATCTGCCCAGCAAGAAGCCGCTCAACGCACCCAATTCATGCATCTTTATTTACAACAACTTAGCAGTGAAATTACTCAAGAAGACTAA
- a CDS encoding Bug family tripartite tricarboxylate transporter substrate binding protein, with protein MLKASKLVIATLITTSALMTFNSANAANYPPKTINMVAPSGAGGGWDLTIRTVAKTLKDTGIVKSNLPVTNRPGGGGAVNLAYMQTQKGKGNLISVYSPPILLTNLTGLTQFSYKDTTPIARLITDYAAFVVPENSRYKSIKDVMDALKKDPKSVKIGGTSAAGSMDHIQFLLVAKAAGVKNLRQIDYVSFQDGSLVAQALGGHVDLISTGLGDVAGLVKSGKLHALAQTADKRVGEGAIAKIPTVKESGIDVTFENWRGLFGPKDMPQAAVTYWRDAIKKMVKTDEWKAAVKRNGWDNAYQNDTQFKAFLGKTNQQYKTLIKEVFGR; from the coding sequence ATGTTGAAAGCGAGCAAACTGGTCATCGCCACTTTGATTACCACCTCTGCATTGATGACATTCAATAGTGCAAACGCAGCTAATTACCCACCTAAAACCATTAATATGGTCGCGCCAAGCGGTGCCGGTGGCGGATGGGATCTAACGATCCGTACAGTCGCGAAGACGCTTAAAGATACGGGCATAGTGAAAAGTAATCTTCCGGTCACCAATAGACCTGGTGGCGGTGGTGCCGTCAATCTTGCCTATATGCAAACTCAAAAAGGCAAAGGCAATTTAATCTCGGTGTATTCACCACCGATCTTACTGACAAACCTCACTGGCTTAACCCAATTTAGCTATAAAGATACCACCCCAATTGCTCGATTGATTACTGACTATGCGGCATTTGTGGTACCAGAAAACTCCCGATATAAATCCATCAAAGACGTGATGGATGCCCTCAAAAAAGATCCTAAATCGGTCAAAATTGGCGGGACTTCTGCGGCTGGCTCCATGGATCATATCCAGTTTTTATTAGTGGCTAAAGCCGCTGGTGTTAAAAACCTGCGTCAAATTGATTATGTCTCTTTTCAAGATGGCAGCCTTGTCGCTCAAGCGCTTGGCGGCCATGTGGATTTAATCTCGACTGGCCTTGGAGATGTCGCTGGGTTAGTGAAAAGTGGCAAATTACATGCCTTAGCGCAAACCGCTGACAAACGTGTCGGCGAAGGCGCTATTGCCAAAATCCCGACTGTTAAAGAAAGTGGTATCGATGTCACTTTTGAAAACTGGCGCGGTTTATTTGGCCCTAAAGACATGCCACAAGCCGCCGTCACCTACTGGCGTGACGCGATTAAAAAGATGGTCAAGACTGATGAGTGGAAAGCCGCGGTGAAACGCAATGGCTGGGACAACGCTTATCAAAATGATACGCAATTCAAGGCGTTCTTAGGCAAAACCAATCAGCAGTACAAGACACTTATCAAAGAAGTGTTTGGCCGCTAA
- a CDS encoding response regulator has protein sequence MMNKLDVLIIEDDIKIAEIHSQMLKQTTRFRPVAIAETFKMAKVMVKVHQPKLIILDNYLPDGSGIEFFREMVADKSTSKIDVILITAADEINTVKAAMKLGCFDYLLKPVSYTRLQETLERYLSLHSAMNAYDNVEQRQIDDLFNIKLRDKPQQALPKGIESITLDKIKRVFSQHIGRKFTALQLSEAVGIGKTTARRYLEYCAANGLLSAENEYGKVGRPERVYVKNH, from the coding sequence ATTATGAATAAGCTGGACGTTCTCATCATTGAAGACGACATTAAAATCGCTGAAATTCACAGCCAAATGCTCAAACAAACCACGCGCTTTCGTCCCGTTGCGATAGCCGAAACCTTTAAAATGGCAAAGGTTATGGTGAAAGTCCACCAGCCGAAACTGATCATTCTCGATAATTATTTACCCGATGGCTCTGGTATAGAATTCTTTCGTGAAATGGTGGCTGATAAATCAACCAGTAAAATCGATGTTATTTTAATCACTGCCGCTGATGAAATTAATACGGTTAAAGCCGCCATGAAGCTTGGGTGTTTTGATTATCTTCTTAAGCCCGTTTCCTACACCCGTTTACAAGAAACGCTGGAACGTTACTTATCCCTTCATAGTGCGATGAACGCCTATGACAATGTAGAGCAGCGGCAAATTGATGATTTATTTAATATCAAACTGCGCGATAAACCCCAGCAAGCCTTACCTAAAGGTATCGAAAGCATTACATTAGACAAAATTAAACGTGTGTTTTCTCAGCATATTGGCCGTAAGTTTACGGCATTGCAGTTGAGTGAAGCCGTCGGCATTGGCAAAACCACTGCACGGCGCTACCTAGAGTATTGCGCGGCTAATGGCTTACTCAGTGCTGAAAACGAATACGGTAAAGTCGGCCGCCCCGAGCGAGTGTATGTCAAAAATCATTAG
- a CDS encoding cysteine hydrolase family protein, with protein MKPAVLVIDVQAALFDPQPRPFDAQSVIVRINAVTQWARNEGYPVIFIQHDEPGTVISLESNGWQLQSDLHITDRDHRINKQTPDSFLRTPLHPLLEQLEVSQLIVCGYATEFCVDTTTRRAAGLGYPVTLIADAHTTHDKTHASGEVIRQHHNATLPSIGSFGVTIKAVPTAQLIGNNVR; from the coding sequence ATGAAACCCGCTGTTTTAGTGATTGATGTACAAGCCGCTTTATTTGACCCTCAACCGCGACCTTTTGACGCACAATCAGTTATCGTGCGTATTAACGCGGTGACGCAATGGGCACGTAACGAAGGTTATCCGGTCATTTTTATTCAACACGACGAACCTGGTACCGTTATCTCGTTAGAGAGTAATGGATGGCAGCTACAATCCGATCTTCATATCACGGATCGTGATCACCGTATTAATAAGCAAACACCAGATTCGTTTTTACGCACGCCATTACACCCATTACTTGAGCAACTAGAGGTGTCACAACTTATTGTTTGTGGCTACGCTACCGAGTTTTGTGTGGATACCACCACACGCCGTGCCGCTGGCTTAGGTTACCCTGTAACACTTATCGCCGATGCGCATACCACTCATGATAAAACACACGCCAGTGGAGAAGTGATTCGCCAACATCACAATGCGACCTTGCCAAGTATCGGCAGCTTTGGCGTCACTATCAAAGCCGTGCCAACCGCGCAGCTTATTGGTAATAACGTTCGCTGA
- a CDS encoding tripartite tricarboxylate transporter TctB family protein, with protein sequence MSQPKHSTAPKTENWDGATGLFSIIFGGAYGGYALALPQPMFGNPYEAIFMPLAIAAIAILIGALLIIKGGIRPSLYAWRALRNESPTLKTNRRKIAVTCLISLGYAATFDHLGYVISTCFFMFAILWVTSGVRHWQRNIIIALAFSLGVYLIFNKLLAVNLPSFPFFN encoded by the coding sequence ATGTCTCAACCTAAACACAGTACGGCGCCCAAAACCGAGAATTGGGACGGCGCGACAGGCCTTTTCAGTATTATTTTTGGCGGCGCTTATGGTGGCTATGCTCTTGCCCTCCCACAGCCGATGTTTGGCAATCCTTACGAAGCGATTTTTATGCCGTTAGCGATCGCTGCCATTGCTATTTTGATTGGTGCTCTACTGATAATAAAAGGCGGTATTCGTCCCTCATTATATGCTTGGCGCGCTTTGCGTAACGAAAGTCCCACGTTAAAAACCAATCGCCGAAAAATTGCGGTTACCTGTTTAATCAGTTTGGGCTACGCCGCCACATTTGATCATTTAGGCTATGTGATCAGCACCTGCTTTTTTATGTTTGCCATTTTATGGGTGACCAGTGGTGTCCGTCACTGGCAAAGAAATATCATCATCGCATTGGCTTTTTCATTGGGCGTCTATTTAATTTTTAATAAGTTACTCGCCGTCAATCTGCCTTCTTTTCCATTTTTCAATTAA
- a CDS encoding ATP-binding protein, translating to MSPVTFRSKIFVLLFGFVIVQLVVIVWHFDNTLYQSIKHQVGTRALIQAKEIASDPELIKYVEQNNSQAITTLIQRLAKISDASFIVVGNKQGIRLAHPKQNRIGQPMQGGDNAGVLERGKSYITLREGSLGYGLRGKTPIFDSDHHIIGVVSVGYLLNRFDQWLDVYMQPLLIEILVVLMLTLIASWMFSRHIQKQMNGMEPEQIALALNLQHSILSSVYEGVIAIDAKGQFLAINDSARKVLNIEHDMHHLKNRQLIEFVARSEFFFRPPLTCNLHDEILLLNGHSFIANRIAIFERQRLIGWVISFRAKDEIYSLTADLTQIKQYTDHLRVQRHEFSNRLATIAGLIQLGKIDEVQTLIANENTNKQQVIDFISQRIHLSQVAGLLLGKSFRAKELGLSLELDPTCQLHSLHCSLSETELCAILGNLIDNAFESTIKNPVTSGVVDVLLSDAGQDLIIEVTDNGQGLQTDNIDSIFKKGITSKADKHQHGIGLYLVNQYVQQANGFITIDDAEPQGCIFSIFIANHPITEHGSSKGQHYE from the coding sequence ATGAGTCCAGTCACTTTTCGTAGTAAAATCTTCGTCTTATTATTTGGCTTCGTCATCGTTCAACTGGTCGTCATTGTTTGGCATTTTGATAACACCCTTTACCAATCTATCAAACACCAAGTCGGCACTCGCGCATTAATTCAAGCCAAAGAAATTGCTTCCGACCCAGAGCTCATCAAGTACGTCGAACAAAATAATAGCCAAGCAATCACCACACTGATCCAGCGTTTAGCCAAAATTTCCGATGCCAGCTTCATTGTCGTTGGTAACAAGCAAGGAATTCGTTTGGCTCACCCAAAGCAAAATAGAATTGGTCAACCCATGCAAGGCGGCGATAACGCGGGTGTGCTTGAGCGTGGCAAGTCATATATCACCTTACGCGAAGGGAGCCTTGGCTACGGGCTACGCGGCAAAACCCCCATTTTTGATAGTGACCATCACATTATTGGTGTCGTTTCCGTCGGCTATCTACTTAACCGTTTTGATCAATGGCTCGATGTTTATATGCAACCATTGCTGATCGAAATACTGGTCGTGTTAATGCTCACCCTAATCGCCTCTTGGATGTTTTCTCGGCATATCCAAAAACAAATGAACGGTATGGAGCCTGAGCAAATTGCGCTAGCACTGAACCTACAACACTCTATTTTAAGCTCAGTCTATGAAGGGGTTATTGCGATTGACGCCAAAGGCCAGTTTCTCGCCATCAATGATTCTGCTCGTAAAGTTTTGAATATTGAGCATGACATGCACCACTTGAAAAACCGGCAGTTAATCGAGTTTGTCGCCCGTTCTGAGTTCTTTTTTCGCCCTCCCTTAACGTGCAACTTACACGATGAGATACTGCTACTCAACGGCCACAGCTTTATTGCCAATCGCATCGCAATTTTCGAGCGGCAACGTTTGATTGGCTGGGTGATCAGTTTTCGCGCCAAAGATGAAATATACTCGTTAACCGCGGATCTCACGCAAATTAAACAGTACACGGATCATTTGCGTGTACAACGCCATGAGTTTTCTAACCGGCTCGCCACTATTGCCGGATTAATCCAGTTAGGGAAAATTGACGAAGTACAAACACTGATTGCCAATGAAAATACCAATAAACAGCAAGTCATCGATTTTATCTCGCAACGGATACACCTTTCGCAAGTGGCTGGCTTATTGTTAGGGAAATCGTTTCGAGCGAAGGAGCTGGGTTTATCATTGGAGCTTGATCCAACCTGTCAGCTGCACTCGCTACACTGCTCACTGAGTGAAACGGAATTATGTGCCATATTAGGTAACCTCATCGATAATGCGTTTGAAAGTACGATAAAAAACCCCGTGACTTCAGGAGTTGTCGACGTATTGCTTTCGGACGCGGGGCAAGATCTGATCATTGAAGTCACAGATAATGGTCAAGGCCTACAAACCGATAATATCGACAGTATTTTCAAAAAAGGCATCACCAGTAAAGCGGACAAACACCAACACGGCATTGGTCTTTACTTGGTCAATCAGTATGTCCAACAGGCTAACGGATTTATTACTATCGATGACGCCGAACCACAGGGCTGTATTTTTTCAATCTTCATTGCCAATCATCCCATAACAGAACACGGAAGCTCAAAGGGACAACATTATGAATAA
- a CDS encoding tripartite tricarboxylate transporter permease — translation MTDIFANLLDGFGTALQPYYLLLITFGGILGTIIGMLPGLGPATGVAVLLPMTFSMGPTASLITMTGVYIGAMFGGSRSSILINTPGDGAALAATFDGYPMAMKGRAESALAISAIASLIGGTIAAVLMTLLAEPVASFAIKFGPAEYFLLMVAALTMTISMSKGNMLKGFLSMCLGLAISTVGIDGQSGLQRFTFGSLELQTGIDFLVVIIGIYAMGEVFKSFKTLSEGSKNVQTQFKRIWINKQEWQRSKWPILRSAPVGFIIGALPGAGGTMASLMCYNNEKQLSKHKKEFGHGAIEGLAAPESANNAASIGAMIPMLSLGVPGSGTTAVMMGALLMLGIQPGPLLFAQHPDTAWGLIASMFVANIILAFVNIPLAGVLVRLLAIPAQVLYPIVLGLAFVGCYAISASVMDFYILIILGIAGVMMGRVNIPTAPMILAAIVGSQMEQSFRQAFRIADQNLSTFTHSGISQALLGVIALSVLWPLVTFFRHRKAPTSAPQQ, via the coding sequence ATGACAGATATCTTTGCAAATTTGCTCGATGGTTTTGGTACCGCTCTGCAACCTTATTACCTGCTTTTAATCACCTTTGGCGGTATCTTAGGCACAATCATCGGTATGTTACCAGGGCTTGGCCCTGCAACCGGCGTCGCAGTATTACTGCCGATGACCTTCTCAATGGGCCCCACTGCCTCGCTTATCACTATGACAGGGGTCTATATCGGTGCGATGTTTGGTGGCTCGCGTAGCTCCATTTTGATCAATACCCCGGGGGATGGTGCGGCACTGGCGGCCACCTTTGATGGTTATCCGATGGCAATGAAAGGTCGGGCTGAATCGGCGCTCGCGATTTCTGCTATCGCCTCCCTAATTGGCGGCACGATTGCCGCCGTGTTAATGACTTTACTCGCTGAACCGGTAGCAAGCTTTGCGATAAAATTCGGCCCAGCGGAATATTTTTTACTGATGGTCGCGGCACTGACCATGACGATTTCAATGTCCAAGGGCAACATGCTCAAAGGCTTTTTGTCGATGTGCTTAGGTCTCGCTATTTCCACGGTTGGCATTGACGGTCAATCCGGTCTACAGCGTTTTACGTTTGGTAGTTTAGAGTTGCAAACCGGCATTGATTTTTTAGTTGTCATCATCGGTATTTACGCCATGGGCGAAGTCTTTAAAAGTTTTAAAACCTTGTCTGAGGGCAGTAAAAACGTACAAACCCAATTCAAACGAATCTGGATCAATAAGCAAGAATGGCAGCGCTCTAAATGGCCGATTTTACGCAGTGCCCCCGTCGGGTTCATTATCGGTGCGTTACCGGGCGCTGGCGGTACCATGGCGTCACTGATGTGTTATAACAATGAAAAACAGCTTTCTAAGCATAAAAAAGAGTTTGGGCATGGGGCGATTGAAGGGCTTGCGGCACCAGAGTCCGCTAACAATGCGGCTTCTATTGGCGCAATGATCCCCATGCTATCGCTCGGCGTGCCAGGTTCAGGCACCACCGCCGTTATGATGGGCGCACTGTTAATGTTAGGCATTCAACCTGGGCCGTTGCTTTTTGCTCAACATCCCGATACCGCTTGGGGTCTCATTGCGAGTATGTTTGTGGCCAACATCATTCTAGCGTTTGTCAATATTCCTCTAGCTGGCGTGTTAGTACGCTTGTTAGCCATCCCAGCGCAAGTGCTCTACCCTATAGTGCTGGGGCTCGCATTTGTTGGCTGCTATGCCATCAGTGCCTCCGTGATGGATTTCTATATCTTGATCATTTTAGGTATTGCTGGGGTGATGATGGGCCGAGTAAACATTCCCACCGCGCCGATGATTTTAGCGGCCATTGTCGGAAGCCAAATGGAACAATCATTTCGACAAGCGTTTCGTATCGCCGACCAAAATTTAAGTACATTCACCCATTCTGGCATTTCTCAAGCCTTGTTAGGCGTGATTGCGTTATCAGTATTGTGGCCATTGGTGACCTTTTTCAGACACAGAAAAGCACCGACATCCGCACCGCAACAATGA